The proteins below come from a single Burkholderia contaminans genomic window:
- a CDS encoding TolC family protein → MLKLNLAVAIVFAMAATAHAQPSLSPGPAPAASGSAAPIGAPPPDTLPSPSLTLADALSVAARNNPALRGARADVDASAGALMQAGARPNPEVSFLQEGFRRAERTSTALINQTIELGGKRSARLDVASYGREAANASLDEQGAVVRADVIAAFYGLLAAQRQLQVTEESAAIAARSADLASRRAQAGKVSPVEATKAQVAAAGVQIEVVTARGRVEVAREKLNAVMGEARDGLLAVQGDLEAVPPVEPLSALTAQLDDSPLARIARAEMLRSNAAVSLERARRIPDVTISAGVKRVTTGGVPDNQAVVGVSIPIPLFNTNKGALLEATHKAARANADLDRERTRLRLDLTQAYANFEAAAQEAQRLKADILPAARLALDAMSRGYELGKFSFLDVLDAQRTLFQGQSQYVRALADAHTARADIGRLVGTPLAPVAQ, encoded by the coding sequence ATGCTCAAGCTCAACCTCGCCGTGGCCATCGTCTTCGCGATGGCCGCGACGGCTCATGCGCAGCCGTCGCTGTCGCCGGGGCCGGCCCCGGCTGCCTCCGGCAGCGCCGCGCCGATCGGCGCACCGCCCCCCGACACGCTCCCTTCCCCCTCGTTGACGCTTGCCGATGCGCTATCGGTCGCGGCCCGGAACAATCCGGCGCTGCGCGGCGCCCGCGCGGACGTCGATGCGTCGGCCGGCGCACTGATGCAGGCCGGTGCGCGTCCCAATCCCGAAGTGTCGTTCCTGCAGGAAGGATTTCGTCGCGCCGAGCGCACGTCGACCGCGCTGATCAACCAGACGATCGAACTCGGCGGCAAGCGCAGCGCGCGGCTCGATGTCGCGTCGTACGGCAGGGAAGCGGCGAATGCATCGCTCGACGAGCAGGGCGCCGTCGTGCGCGCCGACGTGATCGCCGCGTTCTACGGGCTGCTCGCCGCGCAGCGCCAGCTTCAGGTGACCGAGGAATCGGCCGCGATCGCCGCGCGCTCCGCGGATCTCGCGAGCCGCCGCGCACAGGCCGGCAAGGTGTCGCCGGTCGAGGCGACCAAGGCGCAGGTGGCGGCGGCCGGCGTGCAGATCGAAGTCGTGACCGCGCGTGGCCGTGTCGAGGTTGCGCGCGAGAAGCTGAACGCGGTGATGGGCGAAGCACGCGACGGCCTGCTGGCGGTGCAGGGCGACCTCGAAGCCGTGCCGCCGGTCGAGCCGCTGTCCGCGCTGACCGCGCAGCTCGACGATTCTCCGCTTGCCCGGATCGCACGCGCCGAGATGCTGCGCTCGAACGCGGCCGTGTCGCTCGAACGCGCGCGGCGCATTCCGGACGTGACGATCAGTGCCGGCGTGAAACGCGTGACCACGGGCGGCGTGCCGGACAACCAGGCGGTGGTCGGCGTGTCGATCCCGATTCCGCTGTTCAACACGAACAAGGGCGCGCTGCTCGAGGCGACGCACAAGGCCGCGCGCGCGAATGCCGATCTCGATCGCGAACGCACGCGCCTGCGGCTGGACCTCACGCAGGCGTACGCGAATTTCGAAGCCGCCGCGCAGGAAGCGCAGCGGCTGAAGGCCGACATCCTGCCGGCCGCGCGTCTCGCGCTCGACGCGATGTCGCGCGGCTACGAGCTCGGGAAGTTCAGCTTCCTCGACGTGCTCGACGCGCAGCGCACGCTGTTCCAGGGCCAGTCGCAATACGTGCGCGCGCTCGCCGATGCCCATACGGCCCGCGCCGACATCGGCCGGCTCGTCGGCACGCCGCTCGCACCGGTCGCGCAATAG
- a CDS encoding pyridoxamine 5'-phosphate oxidase family protein translates to MNTPTAIVPGWELDTAPFHAGELAVQQRAGVTEAAGSAGRRGIRRFMPDQHRAFFAQLPFFVLGGVDAHGQPWATLRAGAPGFVTSSDARTLRIAARALPGDPLAGAWQPGAPLGGLGIEFDTRRRNRVNGVVRAVDGDALTIAVEQSFGNCAKYIQGRKPTFVAREADAFAEPDVSDALNDADRALLAQADTFFVASANTSADAGAARGADVSHRGGMPGFVRVDDARTLTTPDFSGNRFFNTLGNLQHDPRAGLLFVDFDNGDLLYVAARAEIVWDGPLVASFDGAQRVVRFHVREVRRMRAVLPFRWSAVERAPQFAAMAAGAGSNAAAGAGVVVSSASASASASASASASASALPTASTSAPAWRSLRVVKIVDEARAIRSFHFESADGGPLPAYEAGQHLTLRIPLPGSDAPAIRSYTLSDAPGGAHYRITVKREGRVSAWLHDYAHAGMTLDAQMPRGRFSFDLASPRPAVLVSAGIGITPMIAMLRRALADAPSSRRVVFVHGAREAADRPFAEELARAAATDARLSLHWFDSHPHEGSAAHAGRIDVAQLKRILSFDDYDFYLCGPSAFMRDLYDGLRALNVSDERIRFEAFGPSSVARSATRTSATPAAASVPVVFRRTGREAAWTPADGSLLEFAEGQRVDVPSECRSGSCGTCATRVLSGAVDYEQAPDAQVEPGCALLCVARPAKGTEPLVLDC, encoded by the coding sequence ATGAACACCCCGACCGCCATCGTACCGGGCTGGGAACTCGACACTGCGCCGTTTCACGCGGGCGAGCTCGCCGTGCAGCAGCGCGCGGGCGTGACGGAGGCCGCGGGTTCGGCCGGCCGGCGCGGGATCCGGCGCTTCATGCCGGACCAGCATCGGGCGTTTTTCGCGCAACTGCCGTTCTTCGTGCTCGGCGGCGTCGATGCGCACGGCCAGCCGTGGGCGACGCTGCGGGCCGGCGCGCCGGGGTTCGTGACGTCGTCCGACGCGCGCACGCTGCGCATCGCGGCGCGCGCGCTGCCGGGCGATCCGCTGGCCGGCGCGTGGCAGCCGGGTGCGCCGCTCGGCGGGCTCGGGATTGAATTCGATACGCGGCGGCGCAATCGCGTCAATGGCGTCGTGCGCGCGGTGGATGGCGATGCGCTGACGATCGCGGTCGAGCAGAGCTTCGGCAACTGTGCGAAGTACATCCAGGGGCGCAAGCCGACGTTCGTCGCGCGGGAAGCCGATGCGTTTGCCGAGCCGGACGTGTCGGATGCGTTGAACGACGCCGATCGCGCGCTGCTGGCCCAGGCCGATACGTTCTTCGTCGCGAGCGCGAACACGTCGGCGGACGCGGGCGCCGCGCGCGGCGCGGACGTGTCGCATCGCGGCGGGATGCCGGGCTTCGTGCGTGTCGACGATGCACGCACGCTGACGACGCCGGATTTCAGCGGCAACCGCTTCTTCAACACGCTCGGCAATCTGCAGCACGATCCGCGTGCGGGGCTGCTGTTCGTCGATTTCGACAACGGCGACCTGCTGTACGTGGCCGCGCGCGCCGAGATCGTGTGGGACGGGCCGCTCGTCGCGTCGTTCGATGGCGCGCAGCGCGTCGTGCGGTTCCATGTGCGGGAGGTGCGGCGCATGCGCGCGGTACTGCCGTTCCGGTGGTCGGCGGTCGAACGTGCGCCGCAGTTCGCGGCGATGGCGGCAGGTGCGGGCTCAAATGCAGCCGCAGGGGCAGGCGTGGTGGTATCGTCCGCATCCGCATCCGCATCCGCATCCGCATCCGCATCCGCATCCGCATCCGCATTGCCGACCGCATCGACGTCGGCACCCGCATGGCGCTCACTGCGCGTTGTGAAGATCGTCGACGAAGCGCGCGCGATCCGCTCGTTCCATTTCGAGTCGGCCGACGGCGGCCCGTTGCCTGCCTACGAAGCCGGGCAGCACCTGACGCTGCGCATCCCGCTGCCGGGCAGCGATGCGCCGGCGATCCGCAGCTACACGCTCTCCGATGCGCCGGGCGGCGCGCACTATCGAATCACCGTGAAGCGCGAAGGGCGCGTCTCGGCGTGGCTGCACGATTACGCGCACGCGGGCATGACGCTCGACGCGCAGATGCCGCGCGGCCGCTTCTCGTTCGATCTCGCGAGCCCGCGCCCGGCCGTGCTCGTGTCGGCCGGTATCGGCATCACGCCGATGATCGCGATGCTGCGCCGTGCGCTGGCCGACGCGCCATCTTCGCGCCGCGTGGTGTTCGTACACGGTGCGCGTGAAGCAGCCGATCGACCGTTCGCCGAGGAACTGGCACGCGCCGCGGCGACCGACGCGCGCCTGTCGCTTCACTGGTTCGACAGTCATCCTCACGAAGGCTCGGCAGCGCATGCCGGCCGCATCGACGTCGCGCAGCTGAAGCGGATCCTTTCGTTCGACGATTACGATTTCTACCTCTGCGGGCCGTCGGCGTTCATGCGCGACTTGTACGACGGATTGCGCGCGCTGAACGTGTCGGACGAACGCATCCGTTTCGAGGCGTTCGGGCCGTCGAGCGTGGCACGCAGCGCGACCCGCACGTCTGCCACGCCGGCGGCGGCGAGCGTGCCGGTCGTCTTCCGGCGCACCGGCCGCGAAGCCGCGTGGACGCCCGCCGACGGCTCTTTGCTCGAATTCGCGGAAGGGCAGCGCGTGGACGTGCCGTCCGAATGCCGTTCCGGGTCGTGCGGCACGTGCGCGACGCGCGTGCTGTCCGGCGCGGTCGACTACGAGCAGGCACCCGATGCACAGGTCGAACCCGGTTGCGCGCTGCTATGCGTCGCGCGGCCCGCGAAGGGGACGGAACCGCTCGTGCTCGACTGCTGA
- a CDS encoding phosphotransferase enzyme family protein codes for MSFPLEPDGSLSRDVAPPQFGVDGEQAERDWPLMTHDEVAAVLARIDGAGEPARLTWHSPRQFAAAVLVQMTDGRGLFVKRHHVSLRDVEGLEEEHRFIAHLRERGMPVVDILADRDGATAFASGDWTYEVHVRAPGVDPYRGVMSWQPFTHASHAYAAGRALAELHRASAGYDAPARPVRTLLSSFRVLSSADLAGALERWVDAQPLLVRALGARDWRGDVADAIGPYHARLVPLLPALTPLWTHGDWHASNLLWTEAGPGAQVRTVLDFGLSDRTCAVMDLALAIERNTVDWMAPADARRVEYAQIDALLDGYESLEPLSDEAYAALVALLPIVHTEFALAEVAYFGCIIDAPAIVDIAYDGYLIGHARWFGERDGRQLLDWLVQRRRAKQGAA; via the coding sequence ATGTCATTCCCACTCGAGCCGGACGGATCCCTGTCGCGTGACGTCGCGCCGCCGCAATTCGGTGTCGACGGCGAACAGGCCGAGCGCGACTGGCCGCTGATGACACACGACGAGGTGGCGGCGGTGCTCGCACGGATCGACGGCGCCGGCGAGCCGGCGCGGCTCACATGGCACAGCCCGCGGCAGTTCGCGGCGGCCGTCCTGGTCCAGATGACGGACGGGCGCGGGCTGTTCGTCAAGCGTCATCACGTGAGCCTGCGCGATGTGGAAGGGCTCGAGGAAGAGCATCGCTTCATCGCGCATCTTCGCGAACGCGGGATGCCCGTGGTGGATATTCTTGCCGACCGCGACGGCGCGACCGCATTCGCGTCCGGCGACTGGACCTACGAGGTGCACGTGCGCGCGCCCGGCGTCGACCCGTATCGCGGCGTGATGTCGTGGCAGCCGTTCACGCATGCTTCGCACGCGTACGCGGCCGGCCGCGCGCTAGCGGAGCTGCATCGCGCGTCGGCCGGCTACGATGCGCCGGCGCGGCCCGTGCGGACCCTGCTGTCGAGCTTTCGCGTGCTGTCGTCCGCCGATCTGGCGGGCGCGCTCGAACGCTGGGTCGACGCGCAGCCGCTGCTCGTGCGCGCGCTCGGTGCACGCGACTGGCGCGGCGACGTGGCCGACGCGATCGGCCCGTATCACGCACGCCTCGTTCCGTTGCTGCCCGCGCTTACGCCGTTGTGGACACACGGCGACTGGCATGCGTCGAACCTGTTGTGGACCGAGGCAGGACCTGGCGCGCAGGTGCGGACCGTACTCGATTTCGGGCTGTCGGATCGCACCTGTGCGGTGATGGATCTCGCACTCGCGATCGAGCGCAATACGGTCGACTGGATGGCGCCGGCCGATGCGCGGCGCGTCGAATACGCGCAGATCGACGCGTTGCTCGACGGCTACGAATCGCTCGAACCGCTGAGCGACGAAGCCTACGCGGCGCTGGTCGCGCTGCTGCCGATCGTGCATACGGAGTTCGCGCTGGCGGAAGTCGCTTATTTCGGCTGCATCATCGATGCGCCCGCCATTGTCGACATCGCGTACGACGGCTACCTGATCGGTCACGCTCGCTGGTTCGGCGAGCGCGACGGGCGGCAATTGCTTGACTGGCTCGTGCAGCGACGGCGCGCGAAGCAAGGGGCTGCCTGA
- a CDS encoding glutathione S-transferase family protein — translation MSAANKPASPIRVYSFLLSGHAHRVRLFVSLLGLPSETVDVDLAAGAQHEPAFLALNPLGQVPVIDDGGTVIADSNAILVYLAKRYGDAHWLPDDPAGAALVQRWLSYAAGPIASGPAAARLVTVFGAKLDQEAAKRTAAKVLDVIDRELAGKPFAAGAQPTIADIAAYSYIAHAPEGGVSLEPYPHVRAWLARIEALPGFVAMPTTRAGLLAA, via the coding sequence ATGTCTGCCGCCAACAAGCCTGCTTCACCGATTCGTGTCTATTCATTCCTGCTCTCGGGGCACGCCCATCGCGTCCGGTTGTTCGTGTCGCTGCTCGGCCTGCCGTCCGAAACCGTCGATGTCGATCTGGCGGCCGGCGCGCAGCACGAACCGGCGTTCCTCGCGCTCAATCCGCTCGGGCAGGTGCCCGTGATCGACGACGGCGGCACGGTGATCGCCGATTCGAACGCAATCCTCGTGTATCTCGCGAAGCGCTACGGCGACGCGCACTGGCTGCCCGACGATCCGGCTGGCGCGGCGCTCGTGCAGCGCTGGCTGTCGTATGCGGCGGGGCCGATCGCATCAGGGCCGGCTGCCGCGCGGCTCGTGACCGTATTCGGCGCGAAGCTCGACCAGGAGGCCGCCAAGCGCACGGCCGCGAAGGTGCTCGACGTGATCGACCGCGAGCTGGCCGGCAAGCCGTTCGCGGCCGGCGCGCAGCCGACGATCGCCGATATCGCCGCTTACTCGTACATCGCGCATGCGCCGGAGGGCGGCGTGTCGCTCGAACCGTATCCGCACGTGCGTGCGTGGCTCGCGCGCATCGAGGCGCTGCCGGGCTTCGTCGCGATGCCGACGACGCGCGCGGGCCTGCTCGCCGCGTAA
- a CDS encoding efflux RND transporter permease subunit: MFERLIRFAIAHRWLVMLAIAAVAALGVFSYQKLPIDAVPDITNVQVQINTAAPGYSPLEAEQRITYPVETVMAGLPGLEQTRSISRYGLSQVTVIFKDGTDIYFARQLVNERIQEAKDKLPAGIAPAMGPTSTGLGEIYLWTVEADANARKPDGTRYTAADLRELQDWVIRPQLRNVRGVTEVNSIGGYVKEYRVAPNPAKLMSYGLTLADVVRALERNNDNVGAGYIEKRGEQYLVRVPGQARTVDDIASIVLTNVGGVPVRMKDVGLVDIGRELRTGAATSDGEEVVLGTVFMLMGENSRTVAKAVAAKMEDVNRTLPAGVKAIPVYDRTVLVEKAVATVKKNLLEGAILVIAVLFLFLGNMRAALITALVIPLSMLMTFTGMVNAKVSANLMSLGALDFGIIVDGAVVIVENCVRRLAHAQAAAGRPLTRDERFAEVFGASQEARRALIFGQLIIMVVYLPIFALTGVEGKMFHPMAITVVMALAAAMVLTVTFIPAAVALFIGERVEEKENRLMSWARRAYEPALAAFMTCPARVMVGAGVIVLATLGLATRLGSEFIPSLNEGDLAVAALRIPGTSLSQSVEMQKSIEKTLKARFPEIERVFARTGTAEIAADPMPPNLSDGYIMLKPADKWPDPKKPRDQLVREIEEALAELPGNAYEFSQPIQLRFNELISGVRSDVAVKIFGDDMAVLNQTGEQVAAALQKVPGASEVKVEQTTGLPVLTVNLDRDKLARYGVSVADLQDSVAAAVGGQKAGTLFQGDRRFDIVVRLPDELRSDIEAIKRLPIALPASAAGASAPLAAAPYVPLAELATIDVAPGPNQISREDGKRRVVVSANVRGRDVGSFVADAREQLQQDVRVPAGYWVSWGGQFEQLQSASERLKLVVPLALFMVFVLLFVMFNNVKDGLLVFTGIPFALSGGVVSLWLRGIPLSITAAVGFIALSGVAVLNGLVMISFIRNLRDEGMPLEAAVREGALTRLRPVLMTALVASLGFLPMAFATGTGAEVQRPLATVVIGGILSSTALTLLVLPVLYRVSHAVSWRAALRGGFGSGVLRRLGFFKGNA, encoded by the coding sequence ATGTTTGAGCGCCTGATCCGCTTTGCGATTGCGCACCGCTGGCTCGTGATGCTGGCGATCGCGGCCGTGGCCGCGCTGGGCGTGTTCAGCTACCAGAAGCTGCCGATCGATGCGGTGCCCGACATCACCAACGTGCAGGTCCAGATCAATACGGCCGCGCCCGGCTATTCGCCGCTGGAGGCCGAGCAGCGCATCACCTATCCGGTCGAGACCGTGATGGCCGGCTTGCCAGGCCTCGAGCAGACGCGCTCGATCTCGCGCTACGGGCTGTCGCAGGTCACGGTGATCTTCAAGGACGGCACCGACATCTATTTCGCGCGGCAGCTCGTCAACGAGCGCATCCAGGAAGCGAAAGACAAGCTGCCGGCCGGTATCGCGCCCGCAATGGGGCCGACGTCGACGGGGCTCGGCGAGATCTACCTGTGGACCGTCGAGGCCGACGCCAACGCGCGCAAGCCCGACGGCACGCGCTATACGGCGGCCGACCTGCGCGAGCTGCAGGACTGGGTCATCCGGCCGCAGCTGCGCAACGTGCGCGGCGTGACCGAGGTCAACTCGATCGGCGGCTACGTGAAGGAGTACCGCGTCGCGCCGAATCCGGCCAAGCTGATGTCGTACGGGCTGACGCTCGCCGACGTCGTGCGCGCGCTGGAACGCAACAACGACAACGTCGGCGCCGGCTACATCGAGAAGCGCGGCGAGCAGTATCTGGTGCGCGTGCCGGGCCAGGCGCGCACAGTCGACGACATTGCCAGCATCGTGCTGACCAACGTCGGCGGCGTGCCGGTGCGGATGAAGGACGTGGGGCTGGTCGACATCGGCCGCGAGCTGCGCACCGGCGCGGCGACGTCGGACGGCGAGGAGGTCGTGCTCGGCACGGTCTTCATGCTGATGGGCGAGAACAGCCGCACGGTCGCGAAGGCCGTCGCCGCGAAAATGGAGGACGTGAACCGCACGCTGCCGGCGGGCGTGAAGGCGATTCCCGTGTACGACCGCACGGTGCTCGTCGAGAAGGCCGTCGCGACGGTGAAGAAGAACCTGCTCGAAGGCGCGATCCTCGTGATCGCCGTGCTGTTCCTGTTCCTCGGCAACATGCGCGCGGCGCTGATCACGGCGCTCGTGATCCCGCTGTCGATGCTGATGACCTTCACCGGCATGGTGAACGCGAAGGTGAGCGCGAACCTGATGAGCCTCGGCGCGCTCGATTTCGGGATCATCGTCGACGGCGCGGTGGTGATCGTGGAGAACTGCGTGAGGCGGCTCGCGCACGCGCAGGCCGCCGCGGGCCGGCCGCTCACGCGAGACGAGCGCTTCGCGGAGGTGTTCGGCGCGTCGCAGGAAGCGCGTCGCGCGCTGATCTTCGGGCAACTGATCATCATGGTCGTGTACCTGCCGATCTTTGCGCTCACAGGTGTCGAAGGCAAGATGTTCCACCCGATGGCCATTACCGTCGTGATGGCGCTTGCGGCCGCGATGGTGCTGACCGTCACGTTCATTCCGGCGGCTGTCGCGCTGTTCATCGGCGAGCGTGTCGAGGAGAAGGAGAACCGGCTGATGAGCTGGGCGCGGCGAGCGTACGAGCCGGCGCTCGCCGCATTCATGACGTGCCCGGCGCGCGTGATGGTCGGTGCGGGCGTGATCGTGCTGGCCACGCTCGGGCTGGCCACGCGGCTCGGCAGCGAGTTCATCCCGAGCCTCAACGAAGGCGACCTGGCCGTTGCCGCATTGCGGATTCCCGGCACGAGCCTGTCGCAGTCGGTCGAGATGCAGAAGTCGATCGAGAAGACGCTGAAGGCGCGCTTCCCCGAGATCGAGCGCGTGTTCGCGCGCACCGGCACGGCCGAGATCGCGGCCGACCCGATGCCGCCGAACCTGTCGGACGGCTACATCATGCTGAAGCCGGCCGACAAGTGGCCCGACCCGAAGAAGCCGCGCGACCAGCTCGTGCGCGAGATCGAGGAAGCGCTCGCCGAGCTGCCGGGCAACGCGTACGAGTTCTCGCAGCCGATCCAGCTGCGCTTCAACGAACTGATCTCGGGCGTGCGCAGCGACGTCGCCGTGAAGATCTTCGGCGACGACATGGCCGTGCTGAACCAGACCGGCGAGCAGGTCGCGGCCGCGCTGCAGAAGGTGCCGGGCGCGTCGGAGGTGAAGGTCGAGCAGACCACCGGCCTGCCCGTGCTGACCGTCAACCTCGATCGCGACAAGCTCGCGCGCTACGGCGTGAGCGTTGCGGACCTGCAGGACTCGGTGGCCGCGGCCGTCGGCGGGCAGAAGGCCGGCACGCTGTTCCAGGGCGACCGCCGCTTCGACATCGTCGTGCGGCTGCCCGACGAGCTGCGCTCGGACATCGAGGCGATCAAGCGGCTGCCGATCGCGCTGCCCGCATCGGCGGCCGGCGCCAGCGCGCCGCTCGCGGCAGCGCCGTATGTGCCGCTCGCGGAACTGGCGACGATCGACGTCGCGCCCGGACCGAACCAGATCAGCCGCGAGGACGGCAAGCGGCGGGTGGTCGTCAGCGCGAACGTGCGCGGCCGCGACGTCGGGTCGTTCGTCGCCGATGCGCGTGAGCAGTTGCAGCAGGACGTGCGCGTGCCGGCCGGCTACTGGGTGTCGTGGGGCGGGCAGTTCGAGCAGCTGCAGAGCGCAAGCGAGCGCCTGAAGCTCGTCGTGCCGCTCGCGCTGTTCATGGTGTTCGTGCTGCTGTTCGTGATGTTCAACAACGTGAAGGACGGGCTGCTCGTGTTCACCGGCATTCCGTTCGCGCTGAGCGGCGGTGTCGTGTCGCTGTGGTTGCGCGGGATTCCGCTGTCGATCACGGCGGCGGTCGGCTTCATCGCGCTATCGGGCGTGGCTGTGCTCAACGGGCTCGTGATGATCTCGTTCATCCGCAACCTGCGCGACGAAGGCATGCCGCTCGAGGCCGCCGTGCGCGAAGGCGCGCTCACGCGGCTGCGGCCGGTGCTGATGACGGCACTCGTCGCGTCGCTGGGGTTCCTGCCGATGGCGTTCGCGACCGGCACCGGCGCCGAGGTGCAGCGCCCGCTCGCGACGGTCGTGATCGGCGGTATCCTGTCGTCCACGGCGCTGACGCTGCTGGTGCTGCCGGTGCTGTACCGTGTCAGCCATGCGGTGTCGTGGCGCGCGGCGTTGCGCGGCGGCTTCGGCTCGGGCGTGCTGCGCCGGCTGGGTTTCTTCAAGGGTAATGCGTGA
- a CDS encoding DUF2970 domain-containing protein, producing MKLLGMIKLVLWSFFGVRNSKAHAADLANVNFTLLPFVAIILALLVGAVIYGVVHLVVDPTVTMQGF from the coding sequence ATGAAACTGCTCGGCATGATCAAACTGGTCCTGTGGAGTTTCTTCGGCGTACGCAACAGCAAGGCGCACGCGGCCGATCTCGCCAACGTCAACTTCACGCTGCTGCCGTTCGTGGCGATCATCCTCGCGTTGCTCGTCGGCGCGGTCATCTACGGCGTCGTGCACCTGGTCGTCGATCCGACCGTGACGATGCAGGGGTTCTGA
- the pnuC gene encoding nicotinamide riboside transporter PnuC, whose translation MSPLEIAGVIVSALAIWLTAKRRMLCWPVGLVSVALYGWIFFDAKLYSDMLLQGAFAVLQVYGWQRWLAQRASEADGGAAPAGDVAPVTGVRPMQMLPDLIAAVVGSALLGGMMARWTDAALPFVDASLTAFSLVAQYWTARRYIASWGLWIVVNVVYVGMFVFKELYLTAGLYALFIGLAVVGWRDWSRTAAALRAAAGGALATGGGAR comes from the coding sequence ATGTCCCCACTCGAAATCGCCGGCGTGATCGTCAGCGCGCTCGCGATCTGGCTGACCGCGAAGCGGCGCATGCTGTGCTGGCCGGTCGGGCTCGTGTCGGTCGCGCTGTACGGCTGGATCTTCTTCGACGCGAAGCTGTATTCGGACATGCTGCTGCAGGGTGCGTTCGCGGTGCTGCAGGTGTACGGCTGGCAGCGCTGGCTCGCGCAGCGTGCGAGCGAGGCCGATGGCGGCGCGGCACCGGCGGGGGATGTCGCACCCGTCACGGGCGTTCGGCCGATGCAGATGCTGCCCGACCTGATCGCGGCCGTCGTCGGCAGCGCGCTGCTCGGCGGCATGATGGCGCGCTGGACCGATGCGGCACTGCCGTTCGTCGATGCATCGCTGACCGCGTTCAGCCTCGTCGCGCAATACTGGACCGCGCGGCGCTACATCGCGTCGTGGGGGCTGTGGATCGTCGTGAACGTCGTGTACGTCGGGATGTTCGTGTTCAAGGAACTGTATCTGACGGCCGGACTCTATGCGCTGTTCATCGGGCTGGCCGTCGTCGGCTGGCGCGACTGGAGCCGCACGGCCGCGGCGCTGCGCGCGGCGGCCGGCGGTGCGCTGGCAACAGGCGGCGGCGCGCGCTGA
- a CDS encoding efflux RND transporter periplasmic adaptor subunit has translation MSRSRILIIAAVVLGSAGIVIGALGVTRNSGGDGAAAAEAASSAEAAGERGGVVLKRGKLSVEIVMTEKPGDARLIVYPFVDGKPADKGVIVSGTLVRYDRTHEPLRFDAAGQKFVSAQSIGKPHVFDATIDVKAGNESASFPFARADGAIALTDAQLAASKIALAKAGPAQIATPFQLPGEIKFNEDRTAHVVPRVAGIVEQVSVSLGQNVAKGQVLAVIASTDLADRRSELLTAERRLSGARATYERERTLWKERISAEQDYQQAQVQLREAEIAVQNARQKLAALNAPVGAGALNRYELRAPFAGTIVEKHATPGEAIAADASMFVISDLSTVWAEMAVPAQRLNDVRVGRDATVIATAFESRSSGPIAYVGSLLGEQTRTAPARVVLPNPDGVWRPGMFVNVSVDAGKQGVPLAVASDALQDVDGAPSVFVRSSKGFVAQAVETGRRDERATEVLKGLKPGQEYAASNSFVLKAELGKGSAEHE, from the coding sequence ATGTCACGCAGCAGAATCCTGATCATCGCGGCGGTCGTGCTCGGCAGTGCCGGGATCGTCATCGGCGCACTCGGCGTCACACGCAACAGCGGCGGCGACGGTGCGGCCGCGGCCGAAGCCGCTTCATCCGCTGAAGCCGCCGGCGAGCGCGGCGGTGTCGTGCTCAAGCGCGGCAAGCTGTCCGTCGAAATCGTGATGACGGAGAAGCCCGGCGACGCGCGCCTCATCGTCTATCCGTTCGTCGACGGCAAGCCGGCCGACAAGGGCGTCATCGTGTCCGGCACGCTGGTTCGCTACGACCGCACGCACGAGCCGTTGCGTTTCGACGCGGCCGGCCAGAAGTTCGTATCCGCGCAGTCGATCGGCAAGCCGCACGTGTTCGACGCGACGATCGACGTGAAGGCGGGCAACGAATCGGCGTCGTTCCCGTTCGCCCGCGCCGACGGCGCGATCGCGCTGACCGACGCGCAGCTCGCGGCTTCGAAGATCGCGCTGGCGAAGGCCGGCCCAGCACAGATCGCGACGCCGTTCCAGTTGCCGGGCGAGATCAAGTTCAACGAGGATCGCACCGCGCACGTGGTGCCGCGCGTGGCCGGCATCGTCGAGCAGGTGTCGGTGTCGCTCGGGCAGAACGTTGCGAAGGGCCAGGTGCTGGCCGTGATCGCGAGCACCGATCTCGCCGACCGGCGCAGCGAGCTGCTGACGGCCGAGCGCCGGCTGTCGGGTGCTCGCGCGACCTACGAGCGCGAGCGCACGCTGTGGAAGGAGCGCATCTCGGCCGAGCAGGACTACCAGCAGGCGCAGGTGCAGTTGCGTGAAGCCGAGATCGCCGTGCAGAACGCGCGGCAGAAGCTCGCCGCGCTGAACGCGCCGGTCGGCGCGGGCGCGCTGAACCGCTACGAACTGCGCGCGCCGTTCGCCGGCACGATCGTCGAGAAGCATGCGACGCCGGGCGAAGCGATCGCCGCCGATGCGAGCATGTTCGTGATCTCCGACCTGTCGACGGTATGGGCCGAGATGGCCGTGCCGGCGCAGCGATTGAACGACGTGCGGGTCGGCCGCGACGCGACGGTCATCGCAACCGCGTTCGAATCGCGTTCGAGCGGCCCGATCGCGTACGTGGGGTCGCTGCTCGGCGAGCAGACGCGCACCGCGCCGGCGCGCGTCGTGCTGCCGAACCCGGACGGCGTGTGGCGGCCCGGGATGTTCGTGAACGTGTCGGTCGATGCGGGCAAGCAGGGCGTGCCGCTCGCGGTCGCGAGCGACGCGCTGCAGGACGTCGACGGCGCACCGTCCGTCTTCGTGCGCTCGTCGAAGGGTTTCGTCGCGCAGGCCGTCGAAACGGGCCGGCGCGACGAACGTGCGACCGAAGTGCTGAAGGGGCTCAAGCCGGGCCAGGAATACGCGGCGTCGAACAGCTTCGTGCTGAAGGCCGAGCTCGGCAAGGGGAGCGCGGAACATGAATGA